In one Fibrobacter sp. genomic region, the following are encoded:
- a CDS encoding ribosomal protein L16 gives MLSPKRTLHRKQMKGRMKGVASRGNYIAFGEFGIQALEK, from the coding sequence ATGCTGAGTCCTAAAAGAACATTACATCGTAAGCAGATGAAAGGGCGCATGAAGGGCGTCGCCTCTCGTGGCAACTATATCGCCTTTGGCGAATTCGGTATCCAGGCTCTCGAAAAG